TAATGATACCGTTAAATCGTTACCAATAACTTTAAAACAAACCTGATTCATTACTTCTGGAATTACAGGATTTACTTTACCTGGCATAATAGAAGATCCTGGTTGCATAGCTGGTAAATTAATTTCATTAAATCCGCAACGTGGTCCTGAAGAAAGTAAGCGTAAATCATTACAAATTTTAGAAATTTTAATAGCTAAACCTTTTAAGGCCGAAGAATAGAATACGTAAGGGCTTGTATCAGGAGTTGATTCGATTAAATTTGGTGCTTTTACAAAAGCGCGGTTTGTAATTTCGGCCAAGTTTTTAGCACATAAAGTTGCGTAACCAGGTACTGCGTTTAATCCGGTACCAATTGCAGTTGCTCCCATATTAATAGCTAAAAATTGAATTGAATTAGCATCTAAACGTTTTATTTCGTTTTCAATACTAACAGCATAAGCTTCAAATTCTTGGCCTAACGTCATAGGTACTGCATCTTGCAATTGCGTTCTACCCATTTTAATTACTTGCGCAAATTGAGCTGCTTTAGTTCTAAAAGCACTTGCTAATTGTTTTAAATGCCCAATTAAATCTTCATTATAATAAATTAAAGCAAGTTTAATTGACGTAGGATATGCATCGTTTGTAGATTGTGATAAGTTTACATGATCGTTAGGTGAACAAAACTGATTTTCTCCTTTTTTGTGCCCTAATTTTTCTAACGCAATATTAGCAATTACTTCGTTAATGTTCATGTTGGTCGAAGTTCCTG
This genomic window from Flavobacterium agricola contains:
- the aspA gene encoding aspartate ammonia-lyase, giving the protein MYRIENDLIGDLQVPEDAYYGVQTQRAMDNFNITNEKLSNYPNFIKALAYVKWAAAKTNAELGVLDQNIANAIIEASKDVIAGTYDNQFPIDMIQGGAGTSTNMNINEVIANIALEKLGHKKGENQFCSPNDHVNLSQSTNDAYPTSIKLALIYYNEDLIGHLKQLASAFRTKAAQFAQVIKMGRTQLQDAVPMTLGQEFEAYAVSIENEIKRLDANSIQFLAINMGATAIGTGLNAVPGYATLCAKNLAEITNRAFVKAPNLIESTPDTSPYVFYSSALKGLAIKISKICNDLRLLSSGPRCGFNEINLPAMQPGSSIMPGKVNPVIPEVMNQVCFKVIGNDLTVSLAAEAGQLQLNVMEPVLMYSVVESVQLLVRGIDTLIDKCINGITANEAHCKAMVLNSIGIVTALNPYIGYKNSTKIAKEALETGASVYDLIIEKNILTKEALDDILNPENMLGVSE